Genomic window (candidate division KSB1 bacterium):
CGCCGCCAACCAACATCAGCGCGATGACAGCAGCGCGGGCAAACTTTGCCGGGAACATCTGTGCCATCGCCACGGCGCCGGCGCCGGCCAGCAGAATCATGCCGTGCAAAAAGCTGATGAGATTCCACGGCGTTTTATATGGAATCAATGAATAAACGATGGTCATAAAAAGCGTGTAAAAGGCGAGGAAACGCAGCAGATTCGAATCGGCGTTTCTCTTTTTCTTGAGAGCAAAAATAAAACCCGCTGCTGCGAGAACGAGAATCAGCGCCTCGCTCCAAAACGGATTTTCACCGAGGCGAAAGTACGCGAGCAGTTTGAGATAATAATGCCAGGGATGAATGTGCACCGGATCGTGGCCGGCGCGGCTGAGATAAGTTTTGTAGGCCAAAATCGAATCCGCCACGCCCTGAGCATGAGTTAAGAAAGAAGAATAAAACAAAGCCGAGACGGCGCCGGCTGCAAGCAGCACGGCGATGACGTGCCGGCGCTCGAGCGCTTTCAAAGTGGTGATGAAATGCAAACCGCCCTCATCCCGACGCGCCAGCAGGAAAGTGAAAAACAGCGCCAACCCCATCGCGCCCCAGGCAATGATGCAGGTCTCTTTCGTTGCATGCATCAAGCCGAGAAAAATTCCCGTGGCGACCGCCCAGCCGAGATTTTTGTTTTGCATGTAACGATAGCCGCAACCGATGACGCCGAAGGTAAAACACACGAGCAGCATTTCCTGAATGTAATAGCGGCTGTAATACGCCATCGCCGGCGAAACGGCGGTGAGCAAGGCAGCGATCATGGCGGCTGATTTGCCCAATTCTTTCACCAGCAGCAGAGGCATGAAAACCAGCAACGTTCCAAAGAAGACCGGCACGAGGCGCAACGTCAATTCCGTGACCTCGGTGAGTTTCTTTGCCGAGCTGAGCCGGGCGGGAATCAACGTCAAGTAGTTCAGCGTTGGGCCGTGATATTCGAAGCTGTCGTAACGATAAAATCCTTTTTCCAACAGCGCGCCGAATTTGATGGCGTGAACCGCCTCGTCGCCGTGCATCGGGCGCTGTTCCAATTTCGGCAGCCGCAGCGCCAAGGCGGCAAGCGTTGCGGCGAAAAGGAATATAAAAGCCAATCCGTTTGATTGTGCCATAATCAAGCCGTCACGCCTCTGATCACGCGCTCCCACTCAAACGCCGGGCCGATGTCGAATTTGTCGGTGCGAAAATTGACGTGGCTGACGATGCCACGGAAATTGGCAATATCATTGCGGGTTTCATAGCGCGAAGCGAGCGGGAGAAAGCGGCGCGGAATGTTGAAGCGCGCCGTCAAATAACGCAGCAGGGCGATCAAGCTGTTGTATTGCGCCTCGGTGAAACTGGCGTAATAGTTGAAGCCGCGATACGAAGCCCGGCGATAGTAGATCGGCTCGTTGAGATGGCAATACACATCCTGGGAGGTGGTGGTCGTGAGGGATTGTCCCTGCGGCACCAGCGGCCCGATATTCGAAATTTCCACGCCAATTGAGCTGCGGCTCATCTGCGTGTTGCCGCCCACCGCCGTCGGACCCAGATGATACGCCCAGTAGCGCGAGTTGAACAAATTATAGATGTTGCCGTCGCGCGCCAGAAGGAACGCCACGGAAACGCGCGTCGCCGGATCGGGCTTCGGTTTCGTCAGCATCGCCACATCGCCGCGAATGTAGCCCGTGGTAAAATGCAAAACCACGCGTTCTTTGTGAAAAGCCTCGGCAGTGTAATACGTTTCATTGCCATCCGCCGGCTGCAATCGCACGACGTTGAGCTGGCGATTCTCCCCCGGTATTGCCACGCTGAGGGGCGTCAACGCATGCCGCCGGCCGGTAGAATCCAAACCATCGGCGCGGAACGCCGCCTCGAACGCCGGAATATCTCGCGCGAACATGGGCACTCCTTTGCAAAAAGCAGGAAACTGCGACTGACCGGTCACTTAAATTTGTTGAACGCCGGAAATTTCAGGCACAAAAGTGACCGGTCAATGACTTTGCAGATACGCTCTAAGATAATTCGGCCAGGAGACATTTGCAAGCCTTCTGAAAATTTTTTGCAAAATGAAACGTGCGATGCCTGCGCCAGCGATCGCGCGTTTCGTCTAATTTGTAATGATCAGCTCGACCTCCTGGCCCGGCCGAACGCTGATCTCCTGGCTGATCGGCGTTTGGCTGCCGCCGATGGGATCGGCGAGAAAACGTATTAACCCCGCATTGACAACGAGGTATTGCGGAATCACCAGCACCTGGGTGCTGTTGCCGGTGACCGTGCCGATTCGAATGCGTTCGGCGCCGCGCAGGATATAAATCTTCATGTCGAGAAAGTTCCGGTTTTCCACACGCACCAAGGTTTTGGGCTCCACCTCATCTCCAGCGTGCCGGGCTGTCGTGCATGCTGAAAGAGAGATCAAGATGAAGAGAAGAGAGGTTGCGATACGCATAAAATTCTCCCAGACTATTTTGTCTTTTGAGCTTTTTGTGAATTGAACGACGATTGAGCCTTCAAGGCGCGGAAGGCCACAGCGGTGTCATTGTTGCGAGCCGCCATGATCAGTGTTTCACCGGATGCCGTCCGCAGTGATTTGATTTGGCGAATTTCTCCGGTGACGGCGAAACCACTTTTTTGCAAACTGACCGGCGTGAATGTTCCTTTGCCATCGCCAAAAAGCAAGCATCCATAACTGGCGTCATATCTTCCTTGATCCGGCGGCGCGCCGTAAAAATTGCCGCCCACCAGCATGTCTTGACAGGCGTCATTGTTAAAATCTTCAATCAATATCGCGTAAATCGGCGAGAACTGGGCTTCAAGCGGAAGTGGTTTGATGTTGAAAGTTTCGCCGCCATTGTTCATGAGCAGGATGGAAGCAAATTCGGTCACCCTGCGAACCGTGGCCGCCTGCAACTGCTCGCGGGAAAAAATATCCTGAACCGATTTACCGCCATAAGCTGCCATCGTCGGATATTTCTTTTGCAAAGAAGGAATATTCTTCAGCATCTGCTCCGCCGAGGCCAGGGGATAAGACTTGTCACCATTGAAATACGTGAGTATCTGATCCGGCTTTCCATCTCCTGAGAAGTCATTGATAAAAAGTTGTACCGGCTTTTGCTGGCTGGCTTTGAGAAGAGAATTCAAGCCAAGATTCCCGGCCACCAGGTCAATCAAACCATCGTGATTAAAATCCGCCGCGGCAACGGTATTCCACCAGCCGTGCGTGTTTTCGAGTCCGTATTGGCGGGTAACATCAACAAATTTTCCGGCTTGGTTATGAAACACCGTCACTGGCATCCATTCACCCACGATGACGAGCTCCTCGTCGCCGTCTTTGTTCAAATCTGCCCACGTCGCGTCGGTTACCATGCCAACTTCAGATAAGCCGGGGGCGCGCGCGGCGGTCTCGTCGGTGAATTTTCCGTGACCGTCGTTGATCAGCAAATAACTTTCCGGAATCAGACCATACAGCCACGGCAAGGAACGGCTGCCGACAAATAAATCCACATCGCCATCCTGATCAATGTCAGCGGGCTTCACGCAGGCGCCGTTTGCATAAATTTCCGGGAGCGCATCCGCGGCGTTGCGAAACTGGCCGCCGCCGGCATTGAGATAAAGCCGATCGCGCAGGGCCCCGGCGCGACCGAAAAATTCGTTGCCGCCACTCACCACGTAAAGGTCGGGAAGATCATCTCCATTGGCATCGAAAAAAGCGGCATCCACATCTTCACACAGGCCGTCTTTAATGAGGGCGGAATCAACAACCGCCGCAAATTTTCCTTGCTGGTTTTGCAGAAAGAGACCTCCCGGCTGATGTTTGCCGCCGCCGAGAAACAAATCCTCCAAACCATCGCCGTTGACATCCGCCACGGCAAAGGCCGGACCTTCCGTTGACAAGAAATGCGGAATAAACGGCTCCCGATTGTATTCGATGAAAGTGTTTTCCTGATGCGAATAGTCGAGCCGGATTTCTTCGGTAATATTCTGAAAGATCGGCTGATCATTTTTTCGAGCTCGATGGATGTAAGCGGTTGTGGCGTCGGTTTGTTTCAATGCAATCGTTTGGTTCGCCGGAAGGTTTTTCAACACTTGATATTCACCGGTTGGCCAGATGACTTGCAAAGAGTCGAGGTGATTGATGTTTCCCAGCCCGAAATTCAATACCGGCTCTACCGAAGATTGAAAGCCTCGCGCCGGCATAAGCTCCTGGTAGAAAATTTTTTCCCGACTGTGCAGGATGACTTTGGCGCCGATTCCGAAAGTATTTTGATCGCGCCCGGTTAATTTCACCTTGAAATAGTTGGCGACATTCGGGGAGTTTTTATAAAGAAGATTTTTGTAAATTGCAGCCGGGGCATTCACATTATTTACCACCAGATCCATGGCGCCATCATTATCGAAATCTGCATAAGCCGCGCCGCTTGAAAAGCCGGCATCGCCCAGCCCCCATTGCGCGGCGCGATTGACGAAGGTAAGATCGCCGCGGGAATGAAAAGCGTAATTGGCCTGGGGAACGCTGGGCATGCGACGGACAAATGCGTCCAGTGTATCCTTTTGTATGGGCGTAACCGCCCGGTGGCCGGCGCGTCCGCCTGTCTGCAGCTTCGATTCGTTTTGTTTGATATAATTGAGATAATCCAAATCATTGGGCCGGCGAAAAATGCCGTTGGTGATGAACAAATCTTTGTAACCGTCGTTATCGAGATCGACAAACAGCGGCGCCCAGCTCCAGTCAGTGGCATGAACGCCGGCCAGTTGTCCGATCTCGCTGAACAGATAAACAGGCGCTTTTGCTGCCGGGTTGTTGATAATGGCCGGGCCACGATTCAGTTGCAGCGTATTCCTGCGGAACTGGTGATAATATCCGAAATAGAGTTTCGTGTCATAAATATCATAAGGGTCAGCATTGACGGACGATTTGCGAATCTCCTCTTTCTCCGGCAGCATGTCCAACACCACGACATCCAGCAAGCCATCGTTGTTGAAATCCGCCAGATCGTTTCCCATCGAAGCGCTGCTGATATGCCCCATGGACCGCCGCATCGCCTCGGTGAATGTGCCGTCGCCGTTGTTGTAATAAAGATAGTCATCCTCGTGAAAATCATTCGAGATATAAATATCCGGCCAACCATCGCCATTGATGTCGCCGACCGCCACGCCCAATCCGTAGCCCAGCGCGCTTCCGTAAATTCCCGCTTCTGCCGAGACATCGACAAAGCGGCCGCGCTCATTTTTGTATAATTTATCGCCGGCTTCATCATCACGAGTATAGCGCAGCTTATCGGCAGCGCGATAAGTGCCTTTGGTGTGCACCGAGTGATTCAACAAGTACATATCGAGATCGCCGTCGCGATCGTAGTCGAAGAAAGCGGCCTGTCGTGAAAGTCCGAGATGCGCGAGACCATATTCCGAGGCCCGTTCGGTAAAAGTTAAATCGCCGTTGTTGATGAAGAGTTGGTTGGCGCCTTTTTTATCCAGGTAATTCGACCGACACACGTGGATATCGAGCAAGCCATCGCCGTTGACGTCGGCCATCGTCGCGCCGGTCGTCCAGCCTCCTGTTTCTCCAGCCACGCCAGCCTTCTCAGTAATATCCTCAAATTTGAAATTACCTTTGTTGAGATAAAGGCGATTGGCATGCAAATTGGCGGTAAAATAAATATCCGCCAGGCTGTCGTTGTTGATGTCGCCGACGGCCACTCCGCCGCCGTCATAGAAATAAAGATAATTGATGCTGTTGAACAACGGCTCTTCTTCAAGCGTGTTTTCAAAAGCGATGTGAGTTTGCCGGGGAGAGAGCTTCTCGAACAAGGGCCGGATGGAATCTTTTCGCTGGCAGGAACAAAAAACAACAAGGGTTGTCAGCAGGACAAAGAGAGGTTTCAACATAATATTCAGATTTGAAAGTTGTTCAGCAGTGTGAGAAATTTATCTTGAGAATCAAAATCTAATTACGTAAATTTGACAGTATAATAAATAGCGCCTCCATTTAATTTGTGGGTAACAAAATGACTGAGAATCACAATCTTGAAAAAGCCGTTAGATTTCTGGCGCAAGACAATTTTGAAGTTGAAGACGGTCTCGAGCGTATTGTGTGGCTGCGGCATGGCGCCGGAGACAAGATTCGTCTCATCGAAGTCAACCGCAATGGCTTTCCGACCGGCCGAATCGAAGCGTTTTATTTTGCGCCCTCGGAAGAAGTGCCTTTTAAAACCTATCTGGCCGACGTCACACCCGATGAGTGGCAGCGAATCTTAAGCGGTGAGATTCCATTGCCTGAAGGTTGGTCTCTCAAAGACAGCCGGGAGTTTCTCCGCTCAGATTTCGAGGTGGTCAGTGTGGGCTGAAGCCTATCTCCAACAAGCGCGTTCGGACTGGCTGATGTTGCAACTTATTCGCGAACACGAAGCACCGGATTGCCACGCGCTGCATTACTTGCAAATGACCTGCGAAAAGCTTGGCAAGGCTTTTTTGATAGCCGGAGGAACCATGTCACCCCAGCAAGCCCAAAGTTCACACCTTGCCTTCAAGCGTTTTCTACAAGTTGCCTCACGCAATCACGTGCTTAGAAACTTGCTTAAGATGACGGCTTCGCAATTTAAAAGCGCATATCAATCAATTGTTGCCGATTGCTGAAGCTGTCGAACGTTTAACTCCGGCTTTGGCTCACGAGGGTCCGAATGTTGAATATCCCTGGGAAAATCCCAGTCGACAAATTCATATTCCGGTGAGTTACAATTTCCAAGTCGTTCATGAATTGCGACGGCCACCGGGGATGAATCTTTTAAAAATCGTCGATCTCGTACAGCAACAATTTTATCGCCTTTTCACATAAACTTGAATCCAAGCATCATTCTTTGCAAAGATAATCACCTCTCCAGCAGTACCATCTTGCGAGTTTGGATGAAACCGCCAGCATGAATTCGATACAGATAAACCCCGGCGCTCACCGGCCTGCCAAGTTCGTCCGTGCCGTCCCAAGCCACTGATTTGAAACCGGCCTCTTCCCCGCCCTGAACCAAAGTTTTGACCCGCTTGCCCAACAGATCATAAATCACCAGCGCAACCTCAGCTCGTTCAGGAAGCGCGTACTGAAATGTCGTGGCCTTTTTGAAAGGATTGGGATGGTTTGGCGAAAGAAGGTAGCTTGCCGGAATTTCTTTAATCGCAGAACTATCCGACACCGATCGGGCATACCCAATTTCAGCTCTTTGGCCGTCATTGGCAAACGGAAAGCTGGTGAACCAGAGATGATAGAAGCCATTAAACTCGAGCACGGCGCTGGTCAGATACGAGAACCCCCATTCGGGCCTCTCACTGATGACCGGATTATTCGGCGATTTCTTCCATGCAATTCCATCTGATGAGACGGCGTAACCAACCAATTGCGGCGGGGTCGTGTAGCCCGCCCTGCCGGCGTACCACATTTCATAGCCGGTGCCAGTTGCCAAGATCGCAGGACTCCAGACTCTGAGTTGGTCCCATTCTCCAGCTTCGCCAACTTTTAGCACTGGATCGCTGCTTGAAAACGGCGCGACAACTGTTGAGGCCTCATCATGTTTGATCCAATTGATTCCATCCGGAGAGATGGCCAAGCCGACTTGGATTTTCGATACCGGCCAATTTTCCCTGCCGCCCCAGTACCACAGTTTGTACACTTCTTTCTCTTTTATGACAGTTCCCGGTCCCATGATGCTATCATCCCAATCTCCACGCGGCCCCAACTCCAGCACCGGCTCAGGATGCTTGTTCCAATGGATGCCGTTAGTCGAAGTGGCATAGCCAATCAGACGCGGCGGGATGCCGTTTGCGCCATACCACATTTTGAGGGTCTTTCCGTCCTTGATGACGGCGGGACAGACAACAGCCCTTGCTTCCCAAAACAATTCTGCTGACAGCACCGGATTCCCGGCATATCGGATCCATGAAATGCCGTTCAGCGACCAGGCGTATCCGATCTGAACGCTTCCAAGTCCCAAAATCTCGTCGCTTCCCGCATACCACATGCGCAGTGTATCGCCATCCTTGATGACCGTCGGCCAAAGAACCGCGCCGTCATCCCACTTGCCGGCAGCGCCAAAACTCAGAACCGGCCGGTTGATCACTTGTTTCCAAACGGTCTGGGCCAACAAATTCATCGTACAGTCGATGAATAAAATCAACGTGCTGATGGCTATTGATGACTTTTGCATCACACTGCGTTTCTCTTGATTGATGAGACAAGATGCACAAGTTTCTTTGTATTGTCAAGCATTGATTTCGTTCCCGTTTCGTTTTTTAGCGGTGCTTGACTTTTCAGGAAAATTTATGTAGCTTAATACAATGATAGCGAAACTTGCGGTTCCGTATCACAGACAAAACCGTGATTATACTTGCGGTCCTGCTTGTCTACGTATGGTGCTTGAATATTGGAATTTCCAACAGGACGAAGTTTCGTTAAGCATGTTGTGCGGAACAACGTTAGCTGGGACAGGCCTCGTAGAAATTGCCGAGGCGGCGCGGAAATCAGGATTTACAGCAGAATGGAAGCGCAATGCGAAATTTAACGATTTGACAAATGCACTGAAACATGGCGTTCCGGTTATTGCCATGGTGGATGCACGGCTTTTGCATGACATCGAAATGCCGATTCCAGCCGGACACATGATCGTTATTTTCGCGATTGATGCCAACAAAATTTTTTACCACGATCCTGAAGCCGGGCAAGAAAGAACTGTTTCTCGCCAAATATTTCTCCAGGCGTGGGAAAACTTAAGAAAAGGCATGGTGACTGTATGGCAACAAAAAGAGAGATGAAAAAAGCGCGTGAAATTGTCACAGATTACTTGATTGCCTATATCGGTGAAAAGGCGGTGGCTGGAACACCGCATTATGAGGCAACACGGAAAGTGTGGTCGGTACCGGTACTTTGTTACACTGCCAGAGGCATTTTCCTTGGCGGCAAAATCGAGCTTGATGGACAATTGGAAATTATACACGCGCCCTCGAAAAGTGAATTTACGCGAGTTGTCGAACAGCAATTGAAACGTTTACCGGCGATCGTCTATGCCGACGAAGAAGAACTTTCATCAAGAGGATTTGAAGTTGCCAAGATCATTTAGTTGCGCACGTTTTTTCAGAATGTCTGTTCTAACGATTCCCTTGCTTATCGGTCTATCATCTCATAAACCTGAATCCGGTCATCATTCTTTGCAACGATAATCACTTCTTGTTTATTTCGATATTTCAGAGAAACCATGTCGCGAACTTGTCCGGTCAAAGATAATCCACTGTTCCGCATCGGTACGGCCGTAAAGTCGCTCACGCTATTTGAGTTTGAATGCGGCAACTTAAAAGTTGCGTTACGCGAGCCGCTTAACAGAATTCCGTAGCTGGCATCATACCTTCCGAGCTGGGGAGTGAGGCCGTAGAAATTTCCAGCCAACAGCAAATCTTTTACGCCGTCGGCATCGAAATCATTGGCCATGATCGCATAGACCGGCGAGAATTGCGCCTCGCTTGGCAGCGGGTGCGGCAGAAATGTTCCGTTTGCATTTCCGTAAAACACCGTGGTGGCAAACGTATGGGCTTGTTTGACCACCGCCTTGCTCAACTGTCTTTCGGTAAATATTTCCGTGATCTGCTTGCCGGCGTAATCGGCATGTTTGGGAAATTTTTGATTCAGAGAGGGCAGTTGAGAAATCAGATCCGGCCTGAGCGGCAGGGGGTAGCTTGTTCCCATTTTGTAAAAGCACAGAACCGGATCAAGCATGCCGTTGTTGTCGAAATCGCCCGCATAAAGCGACGCCGGCTCCGATTCGGAGGCTTTGACTTTGGAATTTTTTCCGAGATTGCCGGCCACCAGATCCGCGTAGCCGTCTTCATTCAGATCATCAACAATCACGCAATTCCACCAGCCGCTGGTTTTCGCCAAGCCGGCTTTTGCGGTGACGTTCACCAAGCCCTTGCCGGTGTTTTGAAAAAGGCTGACCGGCATCCATTCACCAACGACGACGAGATCCAATTTTCCATCTTTATTAAAATCGAGCCATTTGGCATCGGTCACCATACCGGCCCGGGCCAGCTCGGGCGCATACTTCTCCGTGACGATGGAAAATTTCCCTTTGCCATTATTCTCCAGCAAATGGCTCGTGGGTGTCAGACCATATTCCCAGGGGATGCTGCGGCTGCCGACAAATAGATCCACATCGCCGTCGTCGTCAAAATCCGCCGGCGCAACGCAAGAGCCGCTGTCGTAAAATTCCGGCAGGGCATTGGTGGATGGCGTGAAATCGCCTTGACCGTTGTTGAGATACAACCGGTCAAGCAGCGCCGGTGCTTGCGGCGAATACTCGTTGCCGCCACTGACCACGTAAAGATCGAGGTCGCCGTCTCTGTCTGCATCGAAAAAGGCGGCGCCGATGTCTTCGGAGATTTTTGCCGCTTCAAAGACCTGCTCATTGCTGCTCTTAAAATTTCCGGATGCGGTGTGAAGGAACAATTTCCCGGCGGATTCTTTCGCGCCGCCAATGTACAAATCTTCCAGGCCGTCGCCATTGACATCGCCCCTGGCGATCTTCGGCCCCTCGGTCGATAATTTGTGCGGAATCAGCGGTTCTCTTTGAAAATCGTTGAATTCATTTTCAACATGGCGGTATGAGAGAGGAAACGTTTCGGTGATGTCGCGGAAGATAGGATCCGGCTGAGGCGTAAAACGTAAGGCGTAATGCGTAATGCGTGGCTCGGCATCTTTTTGATGGAGGGTCACCGTTTGATTCGCCGTGACATTCGCCATAATTCCTTGGCTTCCGTCCGGCCAATCGACGATTAAGGAATCGACAAAAGTATGCTTCCCCAATCCGAAGGTGAGGACGTAATCGACGGAGGACTGAAAGCCGCGCATCGGCATTTGCTCGAGGACGAAAGTCTGCTGATTCGCGCATTTGAGCGTCACCTTTGCGCCGATGGCGAAAGTGTTCATTCCTTCTCCGGCGAGTTTCACTTTTAGAAAATGATTGCCGGTCAAAGAATCAGCTTCGTTGCGAAAGACAAAAGCCGGTTGGTTGACATTGTTGATGACGAGATCGTTATCGCCGTCGCCGTCGAGATCGCCGTAAGCGGCGCCGTTCGAGAAGCTCAGCGTGTCCAATCCCCATGCCTTTGCGTAATTCGTGAACGTCAAATCGCCGTTGTTACGGAAAGCGTAATTGCGGAGCTGGGTGGAGGGAATCTTGCTGATCAAGTCGGGAAAATCGATGCGCTCGCCTTGCAGCATCCTGCGGATATTTTCCTCCTGCATCAAATACGCAATATAATCCTGATCCGTGACATCCCGAAAGATGCCGTTGGTCACAAAAATATCTTTGAAACCGTCATTGTTCAAATCCGCCAGCAGCGCGCCCCAGCTCCAATCGGTGGCCGCGATGCCGGCGAAAAGCCCGATTTCGCTGAAGGACATGCGGCCTTGCGCGTCGAAGCCGTTGTTCAACTGCAGCACGTTCTGTGAGAACTGATGATAATAGCCCCAGGCGATTTTCTTTTGATAAAAGTCAAACGGCTCGAAGGTGAACGTGGTTTTCAAGCGGTAATCATCTTCGGGCAGCATGTCGGTGCCGAAAATATCCATCAAGCCGTCGTTGTTGAGATCGGCAATATCCGCGCCCATGGAAGAGAGGCTGGTGTGTCGAATCATCTCTTCGAGTTTTTCGGTGAAGGTGCCATTGTGATTGTTCATGTAAAGATAGTCGCGCTCGAAAAAATCATTGGCGATATAAATGTCGAGCCAGCCGTCGTTGTCGATGTCGCTCACCGATACGCCCAAGCCGAATGCAATCACGCTGCCGTAAATGCCGGCTTCTGCGCTCACCTCGACAAATTTGCCATTGTCGTTGCGATAGAGCCGATCTCCGCCGCCGTCGGGGTCCCGTTCGTGGCGCAAATTTTTTGACAAATCAAACGTGCTCAGGGCGCGGAAGGCGTTGTTGAGCACGTACAGATCCAAATCGCCGTCGCGATCATAATCGAAGAAAGCGGCATGGGTGGAAAATCCCTTGTCATCAATGCCGTATTCCGCTGCGGCTTCTTTGAAAACCGGCACGCCGTTTTTTTTATTTCCCTGGTTGACAAAAAGCTCGTTGGCGCGGTTGTCGCCTTTGAGGTTGCCGGAGTTGCAGATGTAAATATCGAGCCGGCCGTCGCCGTTGATATCGGCCAGGCAGACGCCAGTGGACCAGTTATGGGTTCCGGCCACGCCGGCCTCGCCCGTCACGTCCCGAAAACGGAAACCACCCTGATTCAGGAACAGTTTGTTGGGCTGATGATTGGCGGTCAGGTAAACGTCCGGCAAGCCGTCGTTGTTGACGTCGCCGATCGCCACGCCGCCGCCGTTGTAATAATTGCGATACTTAAAAACGTTGAAATTCGCTTCATCCACTAATTTGTTTTCAAATTTCAGACGAGTGTATGCTTCGGGCATGAGCGTAAACAGACGATCGCTCTGAATAACAGGAGGCTTTTCAGCGCACGAGAGGAGCAGAAGAAGGAATATGGCAGGAAGAGATGAGATAAATTTCACGGTGTTTTCACGATAACAAATTCCACTACGGCAGCGGGCGGACGCTGACTTCCTTGAAGTAAACAACGTCGCCGGGGTCGTGCGTCTGCAGGCCGATATAGCCGGATGCCGGTCGTTTCGCTTCATACATCGGCTCATACCATTCTCGCTTCGTGCGGGGGTCTTCGCCATCGGAATCGAATGTGGTGATGCGTTTGCCGTCTATATCCACCAGCACGAGGTTGCCTTTGAGCGTGATGATCATGGTTTTCCAATCGGTGGGGTTTTGATTGGGAACGGGTGCCGCCCTGGCGAGCGAATAGATGGCGCCGGTGCGATGATATTCATCCGGCGTGTCGCAAATTTGCACTTCGAAGCCGCGATGCACGGCATACCACGGGCCGATCATCATATCGGAATCCGCGCGCATGGCTCGGTCAGATTCCGGTGTCAAATCGCCTTTTTCGGTTCTTTGCGCCGGCGTTTGCTTTTCATTTAAACGTGCGAGGATGCCTTCGTCGATGCGAATGAAGACGCCGGCGTTGGATTGGGCATCTTTACTGCGGTAAACAACGCGAATCTGGCAATTGCCAAAACGTTCTTTGGTATATAAAAAGAGCCCCATCCCCCGCGGGTCGCATTCGGTGCGCAGGCTGTTGTCATCCACGACCATTCTGCCATAGCCGATTTGGACCCAGTCGTTATTCACCTTGCCGTCGATGATGAGCGGCAGTACGCGCCACGGGCGCTCGGTTTGGGCAACTTTGCCGCCCACCCGGCACGCGGCCACAAAAATCAAAGACAGCCCCAGCAGCATGATCATTTTCATGACGCTTCGCAATTGGTGGTCTCCGGAATCGGCGGTATTAAATTTCTTGTGGGTATAAACACGTAAGCGGCTCCGATGAATCGGAGCCGCTCACACAATGGTCAAAACCTCTCAGACAAAATAATTTTGCCTTCAATCATTTTGCCTTTTTTCACGCGTTGTCTTTTTGCAATCTCAATATCCCGGATTTTGCCGCAAGTTGGGATTGGCATCCAACTGTGCCTGGGGGATGGGATAGAGCTTTCTGTGCGCACCATCGCTGGCCGCTTTCAAAGTCCAGGGCTCGAGCCAGTGATTGGTTCGAATCTGGTCTTGACGGCGGAAATTCTCCCAGAGGAACTCAAAGCCGCGCTCATCCAGAATGCGATCGCGCAGCGCCACTTTGGTGTTGAAATTGGCCAGTGCAATGGGCTTGTCCGGCTCGAAGCTGCG
Coding sequences:
- a CDS encoding T9SS type A sorting domain-containing protein; this encodes MILFIDCTMNLLAQTVWKQVINRPVLSFGAAGKWDDGAVLWPTVIKDGDTLRMWYAGSDEILGLGSVQIGYAWSLNGISWIRYAGNPVLSAELFWEARAVVCPAVIKDGKTLKMWYGANGIPPRLIGYATSTNGIHWNKHPEPVLELGPRGDWDDSIMGPGTVIKEKEVYKLWYWGGRENWPVSKIQVGLAISPDGINWIKHDEASTVVAPFSSSDPVLKVGEAGEWDQLRVWSPAILATGTGYEMWYAGRAGYTTPPQLVGYAVSSDGIAWKKSPNNPVISERPEWGFSYLTSAVLEFNGFYHLWFTSFPFANDGQRAEIGYARSVSDSSAIKEIPASYLLSPNHPNPFKKATTFQYALPERAEVALVIYDLLGKRVKTLVQGGEEAGFKSVAWDGTDELGRPVSAGVYLYRIHAGGFIQTRKMVLLER
- a CDS encoding C39 family peptidase, which gives rise to MIAKLAVPYHRQNRDYTCGPACLRMVLEYWNFQQDEVSLSMLCGTTLAGTGLVEIAEAARKSGFTAEWKRNAKFNDLTNALKHGVPVIAMVDARLLHDIEMPIPAGHMIVIFAIDANKIFYHDPEAGQERTVSRQIFLQAWENLRKGMVTVWQQKER
- a CDS encoding VCBS repeat-containing protein, encoding MPEAYTRLKFENKLVDEANFNVFKYRNYYNGGGVAIGDVNNDGLPDVYLTANHQPNKLFLNQGGFRFRDVTGEAGVAGTHNWSTGVCLADINGDGRLDIYICNSGNLKGDNRANELFVNQGNKKNGVPVFKEAAAEYGIDDKGFSTHAAFFDYDRDGDLDLYVLNNAFRALSTFDLSKNLRHERDPDGGGDRLYRNDNGKFVEVSAEAGIYGSVIAFGLGVSVSDIDNDGWLDIYIANDFFERDYLYMNNHNGTFTEKLEEMIRHTSLSSMGADIADLNNDGLMDIFGTDMLPEDDYRLKTTFTFEPFDFYQKKIAWGYYHQFSQNVLQLNNGFDAQGRMSFSEIGLFAGIAATDWSWGALLADLNNDGFKDIFVTNGIFRDVTDQDYIAYLMQEENIRRMLQGERIDFPDLISKIPSTQLRNYAFRNNGDLTFTNYAKAWGLDTLSFSNGAAYGDLDGDGDNDLVINNVNQPAFVFRNEADSLTGNHFLKVKLAGEGMNTFAIGAKVTLKCANQQTFVLEQMPMRGFQSSVDYVLTFGLGKHTFVDSLIVDWPDGSQGIMANVTANQTVTLHQKDAEPRITHYALRFTPQPDPIFRDITETFPLSYRHVENEFNDFQREPLIPHKLSTEGPKIARGDVNGDGLEDLYIGGAKESAGKLFLHTASGNFKSSNEQVFEAAKISEDIGAAFFDADRDGDLDLYVVSGGNEYSPQAPALLDRLYLNNGQGDFTPSTNALPEFYDSGSCVAPADFDDDGDVDLFVGSRSIPWEYGLTPTSHLLENNGKGKFSIVTEKYAPELARAGMVTDAKWLDFNKDGKLDLVVVGEWMPVSLFQNTGKGLVNVTAKAGLAKTSGWWNCVIVDDLNEDGYADLVAGNLGKNSKVKASESEPASLYAGDFDNNGMLDPVLCFYKMGTSYPLPLRPDLISQLPSLNQKFPKHADYAGKQITEIFTERQLSKAVVKQAHTFATTVFYGNANGTFLPHPLPSEAQFSPVYAIMANDFDADGVKDLLLAGNFYGLTPQLGRYDASYGILLSGSRNATFKLPHSNSNSVSDFTAVPMRNSGLSLTGQVRDMVSLKYRNKQEVIIVAKNDDRIQVYEMIDR
- a CDS encoding DUF1080 domain-containing protein — its product is MKMIMLLGLSLIFVAACRVGGKVAQTERPWRVLPLIIDGKVNNDWVQIGYGRMVVDDNSLRTECDPRGMGLFLYTKERFGNCQIRVVYRSKDAQSNAGVFIRIDEGILARLNEKQTPAQRTEKGDLTPESDRAMRADSDMMIGPWYAVHRGFEVQICDTPDEYHRTGAIYSLARAAPVPNQNPTDWKTMIITLKGNLVLVDIDGKRITTFDSDGEDPRTKREWYEPMYEAKRPASGYIGLQTHDPGDVVYFKEVSVRPLP